The following are encoded together in the Brassica napus cultivar Da-Ae chromosome A9, Da-Ae, whole genome shotgun sequence genome:
- the LOC106366577 gene encoding ADP-ribosylation factor GTPase-activating protein AGD2 isoform X2, whose amino-acid sequence MQVNSLMTIEAKKKYQFLESISAIMDSHLRYFKLGYDLLSQLEPYIHHVLTDAQQSKEQSKIEQDRFEKRIQEFRTQSELDSQQVEPSNVDGNHVYRTLPYKNVEATSIATADKEVIKQGYLLKRSASLRADWKRRFFVLDNHGSLYYYRNTGNKSAGSQHYYSGLGEHRSGVFRRFRSRHIRSASQGSLDCNLIDLRTSLIKLDAEDTDLRLCFRIISPQMTYTLQAENGADRMDWVNKITAAIATRLNSHFLQQSPINYASSGPAGDELTLDQKQDYNQRVNMGDDVFTTLRGIPGNDECAECNAPDPDWASLNLGVLMCIECSGVHRNLGVHISKVRSVTLDVKVWEPTILDLFRNLGNAYCNGVWEGLLQLDHDCEKGSTNKLALVTKPSSKDSFALKEKYIHVKYLEKALVIKDERETNLTASSKIWEAVQSKNIREIYRLIVTADANIINTKFDDITAIDAYHHLADAEDEVKKRHDPNACQRIKDSNDSRNCLQGCSLLHVACQSGDPVLLELLLQFGADINMRDYHGRTPLHHCIASGNNAFAKVLLRRGARPSIEDGGGLSVLERAMEMGAIADEELFLLLAECH is encoded by the exons ATGCAGGTAAATTCATTGATGACTATTGAAGCAAAAAAGAAGTACCAGTTCTTGGAATCTATAAGTGCCATTATGGATTCCCATTTGAGATATTTTAAGCTT GGATATGACCTATTGAGTCAATTGGAGCCTTATATCCATCAT GTATTGACCGATGCTCAACAATCAAAAGAACAGTCTAAGATTGAACAAGATCGGTTTGAAAAACGTATTCAAGAATTCAGAACTCAATCTGAATTAGATAGCCAACAAGTTGAGCCCTCCAATGTTGATGGAAACCATGTTTATAGAACTCTTCCGTATAAAAATGTAGAAGCAACTTCGATAGCAACAGCGGACAAGGAA GTGATTAAACAAGGCTATTTATTAAAGAGATCAGCAAGTCTTAGAGCTGATTGGAAAAGGAGGTTCTTTGTACTTGACAATCATGGATCCCTATACTATTACAGAAACACCGGTAACAAATCAGCG GGATCTCAACACTACTACAGTGGTTTAGGTGAGCATAGGAGCGGCGTCTTTAGGAGATTTCGCTCAAGACACATTCGATCAGCTTCACAAGGAAGCCTAGATTGCAACTTGATCGATCTCCGTACGTCACTGATAAAACTGGATGCAGAGGACACAGATCTTCGACTTTGTTTCAGAATCATTTCTCCTCAAATGACTTACACATTACAG GCTGAAAATGGAGCTGATCGGATGGATTGGGTGAATAAGATCACAGCAGCGATAGCAACACGTTTGAATTCTCACTTCCTGCAACAG TCACCAATTAACTATGCTAGTTCTGGTCCTGCTGGTGACGAACTCACCCTGGATCAAAAACAAGATTATAATCAAAGAGTAAATATGGGGGATGATGTCTTTACAACACTCAGAGGAATCCCTGGAAACGATGAATGTGCAGAATGCAATGCACCTGACCCTGATTGGGCATCATTGAATCTTGGTGTTTTGATGTGCATTGAATGCTCTGGTGTTCACAGGAACCTTGGTGTTCATATATCCAAG GTGAGATCAGTCACATTGGATGTGAAAGTATGGGAACCCACAATCTTGGACTTATTTCGAAACTTAGGCAATGCATATTGTAATGGAGTGTGGGAGGGGTTACTTCAGCTTGACCATGACTG tgaaAAGGGATCAACCAATAAGCTTGCATTGGTTACAAAACCATCGTCAAAAGATTCATTTGCTCTAAAGGAGAAATACATTCATGTCAAG TATCTGGAGAAAGCTCTAGTTATCAAAGATGAAAGAGAAACAAACCTTACCGCCTCAAGTAAAATATGGGAAGCTGTTCAAAGTAAGAACATACGAGAAATCTACAGACTCATTGTAACAGCGGATGCGAATATCATCAATACCAAGTTCGATGATATTACTGCTATAGATGCGTATCATCACCTTGCTGATGCAGAAGATGAAGTGAAGAAGAGGCACGATCCAAACGCGTGTCAGAGAATCAAGGATTCGAACGACTCAAGAAACTGTCTTCAAGGATGTTCGCTGTTGCATGTGGCGTGTCAAAGCGGTGACCCGGTTTTGCTTGAACTGTTGTTGCAGTTTGGTGCTGACATAAACATGAGAGATTATCATGGAAGAACTCCGTTGCACCATTGTATTGCATCAGGGAACAATGCATTTGCAAAGGTTTTATTGAGAAG AGGTGCTCGTCCTTCGATAGAGGATGGTGGAGGATTAAGTGTATTGgaaagagctatggagatgGGAGCCATAGCCGATGAAGAGCTCTTTCTTCTCTTAGCCGAGTGTCACTAA
- the LOC106366576 gene encoding DNA-directed RNA polymerases I and III subunit RPAC1 encodes MVTEEDKIFAKNFKIDDLSDVPAGLPPHLKLKQNRVVSKKDASVDTADAIYSGSYVSSGVDNSVKLENFYEDFKVDVISCTETDMEFDMIGIDAAFANAFRRILIAEVPSMAIEKVLIAYNTSLIVDEVLAHRIGLIPIAADPRLFEYLTENDQPNEKNTIVFKLHVKCPKGQPRLQVLTNELQWLPNGSEFLKETGGSTSNSNSNSKPKTYTSFSCSQDSLPEFADNPITPTYLDILIAKLSPGQEIELEAHAVKGIGKTHAKWSPVGTAWYRMLPEVVLLGEVEDEKAERLVKVCPQNVFDIEDMGNGRKRATVAQPRNCTLCKECIRDHDLVDLVDLRSVKNHFIFKIESTGSLPPDVIFTEAVKILEDKCERVIADLS; translated from the exons ATGGTGACTGAAGAAGACAAGATATTCGCCAAGAACTTCAAAATCGACGACCTCTCCGACGTCCCCGCCGGCCTTCCTCCGCATCTGAAACTCAAGCAAAACCGTGTCGTCTCTAAAAAAGATGCTTCCGTTGAT ACTGCAGATGCCATTTACTCGGGTAGCTATGTCTCTTCGGGAGTAGACAACAGTGTGAAGCTAGAAAACTTCTATGAGGATTTCAAAGTTGATGTGATTAGTTGCACGGAGACAGACATGGAGTTTGATATGATCGGTATCGATGCTGCATTCGCCAATGCTTTCAGAAGGATCCTTATAGCTGAG GTTCCTTCAATGGCGATTGAAAAAGTGCTTATAGCATACAACACGTCGCTTATTGTAGACGAAGTTCTTGCTCACCGGATTGGTCTCATTCCCATTGCCGCAGATCCAAGGCTCTTTGAATATTTAACCG aGAACGATCAGCCAAATGAGAAGAACACCATTGTTTTCAAACTCCATGTGAAATGTCCCAAAGGTCAACCACGTCTTCAAG TTTTAACGAACGAGTTGCAATGGTTACCAAATGGAAGTGAGTTTCTGAAAGAAACCGGAGGTTCAAcctcaaactcaaactcaaactcaaagccAAAAACTTACACTTCATTCAGCTGTAGCCAAGATTCTCTCCCTGAATTTGCTGATAACCCTATCACCCCGACCTACCTCGATATCTTGATAGCAAAACTCAGCCCTGGTCAG GAAATCGAGCTTGAAGCTCATGCGGTTAAGGGCATCGGTAAAACACATGCAAAATGGTCCCCAGTAGGTACAGCTTGGTATCGAATGCTACCTGAG GTGGTTCTACTTGGAGAAGTTGAGGATGAGAAAGCTGAACGACTCGTAAAAGTCTGCCCACAGAATGTTTTTGACATTGAAGACATGGGCAATG GTAGGAAAAGGGCAACGGTAGCACAGCCTCGCAATTGCACATTGTGTAAGGAGTGCATAAGGGACCATGACTTGGTTGACCTGGTGGATCTACGCAGTGTCAAGAACCATTTTATAT TTAAAATTGAGTCCACAGGATCACTGCCTCCGGATGTTATTTTCACTGAAGCTGTGAAGATACTGGAAGACAAGTGTGAACGTGTAATCGCTGATCTCTCTTGA
- the LOC106366577 gene encoding ADP-ribosylation factor GTPase-activating protein AGD2 isoform X1 translates to MAAFINLEDSPMFQKQVFSLEGTTDELKDRCQKLYKGVKKFMGVLGDASTGVSAFADSLEEFGAGHDDPVSVSIGGPVISKFVNTLRELSSYKEFLRSQVEHVLLERLTNFMTVDLQEAKESRRRFDKAVHSYDQAREKFVSLKKNTRGEIVAELEEDLENSKSAFEKSRFNLVNSLMTIEAKKKYQFLESISAIMDSHLRYFKLGYDLLSQLEPYIHHVLTDAQQSKEQSKIEQDRFEKRIQEFRTQSELDSQQVEPSNVDGNHVYRTLPYKNVEATSIATADKEVIKQGYLLKRSASLRADWKRRFFVLDNHGSLYYYRNTGNKSAGSQHYYSGLGEHRSGVFRRFRSRHIRSASQGSLDCNLIDLRTSLIKLDAEDTDLRLCFRIISPQMTYTLQAENGADRMDWVNKITAAIATRLNSHFLQQSPINYASSGPAGDELTLDQKQDYNQRVNMGDDVFTTLRGIPGNDECAECNAPDPDWASLNLGVLMCIECSGVHRNLGVHISKVRSVTLDVKVWEPTILDLFRNLGNAYCNGVWEGLLQLDHDCEKGSTNKLALVTKPSSKDSFALKEKYIHVKYLEKALVIKDERETNLTASSKIWEAVQSKNIREIYRLIVTADANIINTKFDDITAIDAYHHLADAEDEVKKRHDPNACQRIKDSNDSRNCLQGCSLLHVACQSGDPVLLELLLQFGADINMRDYHGRTPLHHCIASGNNAFAKVLLRRGARPSIEDGGGLSVLERAMEMGAIADEELFLLLAECH, encoded by the exons ATGGCGGCCTTTATCAACCTTGAGGATTCACCAATGTTTCAAAAACAG GTGTTCTCGTTAGAAGGAACAACTGATGAGCTTAAAGATCGTTGTCAGAAGCTGTACAAAGGTGTTAAGAAGTTCAT gggAGTTTTGGGAGATGCATCTACTGGAGTAAGCGCCTTTGCAGATTCTCTGGAAGAGTTTGGTGCTGGACATGATGATCCTGTCAGTGTCTCAATTGGAG GTCCAGTAATATCTAAATTTGTAAATACACTTCGAGAGCTCTCCTCTTATAAAGAGTTTCTTCGCTCACAG GTGGAGCATGTATTGCTTGAGAGGCTGACGAATTTTATGACTGTCGATTTACAAGAAGCAAAG GAGTCTCGACGTCGGTTCGATAAAGCTGTCCATTCTTATGATCAG GCACGCGAAAAGTTTGTCTCGCTAAAAAAGAATACCAGAGGAGAGATTGTTGCTGAGTTGGAAGAG GATCTAGAGAACTCCAAGTCAGCATTTGAGAAAAGTCGTTTCAATCTA GTAAATTCATTGATGACTATTGAAGCAAAAAAGAAGTACCAGTTCTTGGAATCTATAAGTGCCATTATGGATTCCCATTTGAGATATTTTAAGCTT GGATATGACCTATTGAGTCAATTGGAGCCTTATATCCATCAT GTATTGACCGATGCTCAACAATCAAAAGAACAGTCTAAGATTGAACAAGATCGGTTTGAAAAACGTATTCAAGAATTCAGAACTCAATCTGAATTAGATAGCCAACAAGTTGAGCCCTCCAATGTTGATGGAAACCATGTTTATAGAACTCTTCCGTATAAAAATGTAGAAGCAACTTCGATAGCAACAGCGGACAAGGAA GTGATTAAACAAGGCTATTTATTAAAGAGATCAGCAAGTCTTAGAGCTGATTGGAAAAGGAGGTTCTTTGTACTTGACAATCATGGATCCCTATACTATTACAGAAACACCGGTAACAAATCAGCG GGATCTCAACACTACTACAGTGGTTTAGGTGAGCATAGGAGCGGCGTCTTTAGGAGATTTCGCTCAAGACACATTCGATCAGCTTCACAAGGAAGCCTAGATTGCAACTTGATCGATCTCCGTACGTCACTGATAAAACTGGATGCAGAGGACACAGATCTTCGACTTTGTTTCAGAATCATTTCTCCTCAAATGACTTACACATTACAG GCTGAAAATGGAGCTGATCGGATGGATTGGGTGAATAAGATCACAGCAGCGATAGCAACACGTTTGAATTCTCACTTCCTGCAACAG TCACCAATTAACTATGCTAGTTCTGGTCCTGCTGGTGACGAACTCACCCTGGATCAAAAACAAGATTATAATCAAAGAGTAAATATGGGGGATGATGTCTTTACAACACTCAGAGGAATCCCTGGAAACGATGAATGTGCAGAATGCAATGCACCTGACCCTGATTGGGCATCATTGAATCTTGGTGTTTTGATGTGCATTGAATGCTCTGGTGTTCACAGGAACCTTGGTGTTCATATATCCAAG GTGAGATCAGTCACATTGGATGTGAAAGTATGGGAACCCACAATCTTGGACTTATTTCGAAACTTAGGCAATGCATATTGTAATGGAGTGTGGGAGGGGTTACTTCAGCTTGACCATGACTG tgaaAAGGGATCAACCAATAAGCTTGCATTGGTTACAAAACCATCGTCAAAAGATTCATTTGCTCTAAAGGAGAAATACATTCATGTCAAG TATCTGGAGAAAGCTCTAGTTATCAAAGATGAAAGAGAAACAAACCTTACCGCCTCAAGTAAAATATGGGAAGCTGTTCAAAGTAAGAACATACGAGAAATCTACAGACTCATTGTAACAGCGGATGCGAATATCATCAATACCAAGTTCGATGATATTACTGCTATAGATGCGTATCATCACCTTGCTGATGCAGAAGATGAAGTGAAGAAGAGGCACGATCCAAACGCGTGTCAGAGAATCAAGGATTCGAACGACTCAAGAAACTGTCTTCAAGGATGTTCGCTGTTGCATGTGGCGTGTCAAAGCGGTGACCCGGTTTTGCTTGAACTGTTGTTGCAGTTTGGTGCTGACATAAACATGAGAGATTATCATGGAAGAACTCCGTTGCACCATTGTATTGCATCAGGGAACAATGCATTTGCAAAGGTTTTATTGAGAAG AGGTGCTCGTCCTTCGATAGAGGATGGTGGAGGATTAAGTGTATTGgaaagagctatggagatgGGAGCCATAGCCGATGAAGAGCTCTTTCTTCTCTTAGCCGAGTGTCACTAA